The Papaver somniferum cultivar HN1 chromosome 6, ASM357369v1, whole genome shotgun sequence genome segment CGAGACAGACTCCTGGAGAGATGCAGGAGATCCCTTTCCTTTCTCTTCACCTGGTAGATTAGCGCTGTCTGGTGTGTATTGGAATGGTTCAGTGCACTGGATCGATCAGTGGAGCGCAACTCTTCATTATTTTGATATTGATTGTGAGTTAATGAAGACAGTTGCAATCCCAACACAGCCGCGTTCCGTAGGAGATGATAATTGGCAGGTTGAATACTTTAACGAGTGCAGGGGACATTTTCATCTTATGGAGATGCGTATGGATTATACGGGATGGGATGCCAAGTACTGCTTTGATCTTAGTTCATTAACAACTGTATACCCCAGCATTCTCCAACGAAGATACTACCATTATTTTGGGTTGGATGTGCTGCTTATTGAGGAAGGCGAAGATTCATCAAGGTTGATATTACGGATAGCAAAGGAAAAGGTGATATCCTTTGACCTTAAAAATAAGAGTTTTAAGGAAATGTATGATGTTCGTCCAGGTTTTTGCGTAAAGGGATTTCAATATATCGAAACACTTGCTCATGTTTGAACATAACTTTGAAGcagccacaaaaaaaaaaaaatgaagaagaaagcaaTCCAGAGAGATTCTGAGAGTTATCAGGAGGATCATATCTAATTGTATTGATTTAGGAAATGAATGGAaattgcagttttttttttttggtcacgTTTCATGTTTTGTGAAATTCAACTGTTAAATTTGGTTTTTGTTCTTAAATTCTCTGCTGAGTCAAATTAAATTCACTTAAGATTGCATAACTGTATTACCAGCAatctattatgattttttttgtttctgcaaATTGGTAGTTCAAAAATGGGGGATGAAAAACATCAGAAATATCTACTTCCACGAATATATTGGTATCAATGAGTGATTTATTGACCAAAAGCTCCGTTCTTGCTGAAATAACAGCCAAAAAAAATGTAGAATATTTATGTTCCACCATCAATAAGTACAATCACTATCTTGATGTTCCACCAAATTCTTCCTACGGTTTTCCTTGATGTTATTCTCCGATATACATGCTGAGACTTGCCCTTAAATTAGATACAAAGGAAGCTGTTCTCACCTTGTTGGTGAGGCATTTTTAGTGGCAATTAGAAGCAACCACTGCCAATCTTCAGAAGCGCCTTCCAGCTGCAATCTGTTGGACGACATATGGAATTGTCACAACGAACTGATCTTCAACAATGTGATCCGTGACCAAGGCAAATTAGTCttgtaagagcatccacagtgggcgagtataaccaaatttatggtaAAAGAACCAGACACAGTGGAACGGAGTATCGATTAAATCCAGACCATCGATTATatcccagagtatatttggtccgAGACCAGGACTAAACCTAAATATAATCGAGCGTTGATAAAATCTTCGTTTCTCGACGGACGGTTATATAATGTACGCCCCACGCCGCGCGTTTGTATAGAGTTCGTCCCACGAAGAGGCGggtatatagttaacgccccaatgGCACGTTGATAAAAcgtacgcccgatggggcgtaGCTGAAGTTAACGCCTGGAATCAGGCGGTTATATAGCTAACGCCCCATTCATGCggttatatagttaacgccccaatgGAGCATTTTCTTTGTGAAGTTCGAGCAGCGTCTCCATTTTATTATGAAGTTCGGAACAGAAGGGAGTTTCTCCAAGCAGCTTCCATTACATTTTTGAGATGGAACTCCAAAGGATTCCAGTGACAACACAAGGAAGTGGTGGTGTTAAACGATGATTTGACATTGCACGCATGGCTGGAGTGACTTTGGGGTTAAGCTTTTCCTGTAATCAGATGGTCGTAAATTAGGAGATATTAATGAGGATCATCGGAGCTTCTGGTGATGAACTGGTTTTCCGTGAGATTGAGCTACTGGTGGAGGAAGGTCAGGAGATAGATGGTTATTTCTGTGGCTAAATGGAGTTTGGGAATCAATGGAGATGTTTCTGTCGAATGATGGAAACTGCAGTCAGGGATGGAGTCAGTGGTGGTGACTATGAGTTCAGAGGTTGTTGCATGGGTGTTGAAGAATCTGGTGCGGCAACAATTCCGTGGTGGTAATCATTCACCGTGTAATCGATGGAGCAAAGATGAGATACCGGTGTTGCTAGAGTTAAAGGAAGGAGAGTTATGTCTCGGCTGATCTGTTGTTGTTCGAAGTGATTCTAtggactttacgtacgccccatggggcgtagattatacaaacgccccttcTCCCTGCGTAAATTTTATGAACGCCCCACATCGGGCgtaatctttaccaacgccccatatcgagcgtaatgtttatcaacgcctgaatgaGACGCACTTTATACCTCCGCTCCACAACCAAACGAAGACTATAACTCcgctcgactaaatatactcGCCTCCCACTGCGTCACGCAACAGACTAAagtagattatacaaacgccccttcTCCCTGCGTAAATTTTATGAACGCCCCACATCGGGCgtaatctttaccaacgccccatatcgagcgtaatgtttatcaacgcctgaatgaGACGCACTTTATACCTCCGCTCCACAACCAAATGAAGACTATAACTCCGCTTGACTAAATATACTCGCCTCCCACTGCGTCACGCAATGGACTAAACTAAAATTTGGTCGTTcattttagtctttgatctttgctCTAAGACAAACTCTTTTGGTCTAGCAACGGTGTCACATTAGCTTCTTCAGTTGAGTATGGTTTGTTCATCGTAAATACTTGATTGGCTTGCGTTGGCTGTGCTGGTTCTTTCCCTGTTTGGAAAATTTTCTCCTTTCACTTAAGAACGTGGCAACTACCATCTAACCTCTCATGTTTTTAGTAATGCTTTTAGTACCTTCGCTGGTACTTTGAACCTGAAAATTGCCTTATTGCTAGTCTGGTAttcagaaatgaaaaaaaaatgaaaacttaaGAGGATAGTAGCACACCACACCAGTGTGCTTGGGCTAACCCCCCCTTTATCGCAGGCTAACCCTCGAACCCACAGCCACAGATCCTGTATGCTTGGGATGATACTAGCCTTGTCAAGGCTTAAGTTTAAATAATATACTCAACTCTAGTATCTTTGCTATGTGGTACTAAAATTCTAGCCAAAACAAACCAAATTGAAGTTAAAAACTTTCTTTCCTCCTCGAGGCTTGAGGTCGTAAACTCGATTCCTGGAGGGACCATAAATAATGCTCAGTACTGAGACATAAATGTTCCATCTCAATAACCACAAATCCTTCCTGGTCTGTcacaaatcaaacaaacaaagtaaatgaaagaaagaaatccGTCGATTTTCGATTTCAAAGTCACAGAGTATAAAGGGAGTAATCTTAGATGATGACTGTCAAAGAAATTGCTGGAGCAAGTGGATTGGGATTGCAGATGCCGTTTGAAatacaattagggtttttggAGTAAACTTTAAGCTTCAATATCAGGTAAAAAAAACCCTTTTATTTCCTTTCATTCAAAGATGCTCTCAGTTTCCAGTAACAAAAGTtcatcagcatcagcagcagcatcaaCTATAGGCAACAATAGTGATACTTTAATAGACATTCTATATTGTTTACCAGTCAAATCCCTGTGTGTATTCAGAACCGTATGGCAGTCTCTAATATCTGATCCTTACTTTAAAAGAAACTATATCTGCGGAGTTGTCGTCTTTCTATTCCTGCACTATTTATGAAGAAAATATTGATGGATGAAGCATTTGTGACAGAATCAGAATTCAAAACTTTGGTCTTGGATGAACGAAACTGTATTGATTGTTGTTTTCCCATCAATATCCCAATTGATGTTAACCGTTACTCGCGTATTAAATTTGAGCATTCTTGCAATGGTCTTGTTCTTTATGAAGTTTATGATGTATCTAATTATCACACCATTTATGTTGTATACAATCCGTCCCTGAAGAATTGCAGAACCCTTCCTAAACCTCCATTCAGGAAAACTCGTGTCCCATGTGTCTTAAGTTTCACTATAGCTTTTGATCCCGCAAAATCAAGTTACTATGAGGTTCTGGCTCTCTGCGATACAGATACCAGTGAAAGTATATATCATATTGAAATCTACTCTTCCAAGACAGACTCTTGGAGAGATGCAGGAGATCCCTTTCCTTTCTCTCCACCTGGTAGATTATTGGTCTCTGGTATGTATTGGAATGGTTCAGTGCACTGGATCGATCAGTGGAGCGCAACTCTTCATTATTTTGATATTGAATGTGAATTAATGAAGACGCTTGCAATGCCAACGCAGCCGTATCCTGAAAGAGATTATAGTAGGAGTATTGTATACTTTAAAGAGTGCAGGGAACATATTCATCTTATGGAGATGCGTAAAGATGACATGCCCCGAGCTGACATTTGGGAGATGTGTATGGATTATACAGGATGGAATGTCAAGTATAACGTTGATCTTAGTCCATTAACAATTGTATACCCCAGCATTCTACTAGATAGAGATTTTTCATTCCGTCGTTTGGGGTTGGATGTGCTGCTTATTGAGGAAGGCGAAGATTCATCAAGGTTGATATTATGGATACTGAATGACAAGGTGATATCCTTTGACCTTGAAAATAAGGGTTTTAAGGAAATGTATGATGTTAGTCCGGATGTTTATGTACAGGGATTTCAATATATGGAAACACTTGCTCATGCTTGAATAAGAAGAAAGACAGCCAGAGAAATTCTGAGAGTGAAAAATGTCAGGAAGAGGACAGAAAGTTTTGAGAGATAATTATCAAGGTATTACTTAACCAGCTAATCGTAGATTACCAAGAAGAGGTGGAGTGACAGTGGATTGATCTATGAAGAAACTCGTGGTGTTCTTAATATCTTTCTTGGGGATTTGATTTGTGATGCTGTTACTTGCACTGAAGATGCTAGGAGAAAGACTGTTACAGCTAAGGGAGTTGTTTATGCTTGAAACGACAAGGGAGAACTCTCTTTACGAGTTTGGTGGTTAGGGTTCTAATTTGGGGGCttgagtttgttttcactatGAACAACTGTATACCCCAGCACTATACTAGAAAGACCTCAATTATTCTGTCGTTTTGGGTTGGATGTACTGCTTATTGAGGAAGGCAAAGATTCATCAAGGTTGATATTATGGATAGCCGGAGGACAAGGTGATATCCTTTGACCTTTAGAATAAGGGTTTTAAGGAAATGTTTGATGTCAGTCCGGATGTTTATGTAGAGGGATTTCAATATGTCGAAACACTTGCTCATGCTTGAATATTATTGCTTTGAAACAacacaagaaaaagaagaagaagaagaaagaaatttagaGAGATTCTTAAGAGTGAAAAATGATGAAAGGGATTAGGCAAAGGAGGAGCAATGAGACATGTTACTAAACCAGCTATTAGAAGATTAGCAAGAAGAGGTGGAGTGAAACGTATCAGTGGATCTATAAAGAGACTCGTGGTGCGCTGAAGATCCTTCTTGAGAGTGTGATTCGTTATGCTTTTACTTGCACTGAACATGCTAGAGCTATGAATGTGGTTTATGCTTTGAAACGACAGGGAAGAATGCCTGATTTGGAGGTTGTCTGTTtccacttttatttttttttaagtgaAGTTCAGGATAGTTTGGGTACAATTTTATATTTCTGTAATGAAGTAATTCAAAGATGTAAATTGGAGATATAGAAGCCGTACGAACATTATGATCAATCAGTCTAATGGAACAGGTCTCAAGAGATCAACTTTTCACTTTGCTGGAGCTATTTTAAACCTCTGTAAGTCTAGTTTGTGTTCAAATTTTGTGTGTGCTTGGTAAGTCTGTGGGTATGTGGCAACTTTATTCTTCCTTGGTTTGATCGTAACCGAAGTTTAATATATAATGCCGTGGTATGATCAATTTACTGTTCATTTGCTTTGGTATATAATCCAGAAACAGATGCATATTTTAGATTTTGTTATTAGCcatttttgttctttgctttggCTTTTTCAAGTATTGTTTAGCTTATGTTGCTGAATCTTTTGTATTCCTGAGCTTTTGTTTTAATACTAATACATAAGCTATAGGCAggcatttcttttttattttgatcaGATTTTTTGTTCTGATCAGAATAGGCAGGCATTTCCGTTCTTGCGTTTCTATAAATTTAGTTGATATCCTGTTTCAATTTTCCAGATAGGTGTAATCTTACAAAAACTTGGGATGGTGAAACTATGAAACAAATGTATGTAGAAAGATACACCAGAATTGGTTCTGTAATTGTTCTAATAACAGCTAATGACATATAAATGTACAAAGGACGAGTGCAACAATTTTCAGTACACCAATCCTTACAATACTCTCAAGCTCTAAAATGGTGTAAACCTCTTCTGCTCCTGTGTCCGAAGTCTATACAAGAGACACTGTATGGTTTTCCTTGATGTTATTTTCTTATCAATCTGAAATGCTTTCAGCTCATCCCTAAGACCTGCACTAACTAGTGGTGAGAGCCATTATTAGGGAGTAAATAAAATCTGTTGATACATGCCAAACTTGGCACTAATTGGTGACCGGCCCCCCTTTGTTcatcgtaaaaaaaaaaaaaattggttgcaGGCGCAAGCTAACCTCTCGAACCCACAGCCACAGATACTGTATGCTTGTGACGGCGCTAGGTTGGCCAATGCTCAAGTTTAAATACTGAAATCATGTCTACTTTGTTTGAGATGTGGGACTTAAAATCTTCTGAGAAATAGTTAAGAACTTGGTTTTCTACTTGAGGCTTGAGGTCATAAACTCGATTCCTGGCGGGACCATAAATATAAAGCTGAGTGTAGAGACACAAATATCTCAGTAACTCTCACAAATCAAACAGACAAAGTTGTAAAAGATATAACACCGTCGGAAAACATTATCTCCTCTACAACTCCGCCGTCTGCAATTAGATTCATCGATGATGGAGGAGTGCGACCAAAAACGGAGGACAGAAGATATAACGATAgatgagaaaaaaagaaaaactttcgtCTTGGCCTATCCTGTCTACTTCAAGTATCAGGTGAGCAGGCGCAACGAGATATTGGGTTGTGGTTCAAAAAGGATACCTTTAAAATTACTGAAAGTAAAAAGGTGGTATTCATTCTTCCAACGGGGGATATACACGGCCCACGGGAGCAAGTTGAAGCAGTATTAAAGAGTGATGACTGATGAGTGCTACGAGCTGAAACAGGACTTCAAGGACAATTTTTTCATGgaagcattgagtgtcttcttaatCAATCCTTTATCTTACCAAGAGGGTTGTGTTGGTGACATTTTACATGCTATTGAGTGCAGCTGTTTGGGCATAAGAGGCTTGACCCTTGTACTGCGGCCTACTGAAGATTCTGGTTCTTTTGACGGTGATGAATATGGTGTTGCCGTGGTTGCTAGTGCTATCAGACCATGCTTAAGAATCAAGGCCGGGAATGCCAAGATGAGTAAGATTGATAAAAATGAGTATGAGATTGGCAGCGACTATCTTGAGAAAATCGAGCAGGGTCAAGGTCCTCAAGGACTATTGGAAGCTACTAAAAAGTATTTCAAATATGGTTTCAGTGTTTGGGGATATCCTCCAGATGACTTGTTGTATGTTTGAGGCATCGTTAGTTGGCCTCGAGTTGCTGCAGTAATTAAGTTTATATCTTCTCTTTGGTTATTTGTCAGCAAGACGTTTTCTTTTCTGGGAGGGTTAAACACGTTCCTGTACACTGTCTTTCTTTTATTTGGTAATGAAAATGCATTGAAACTAGAGCCTTACAAACCTGGGGAAGGCTCTCCCCATAACATCATCAAGCAAAAAAGGCGATAAAAGGTCAGGGGTTCTGAGCCCAGTTTTCAGTATACATATCATTAGCAGACTTTTTGGCCAGTCTGCTGCATACTATGTCTTTTAGTAATCTAGTTTTATGAATGGGAATTGCAGCTTTATTTTGGTTACATTACATTGTTTGGTGAAATTCGGTATGTTTGTCTTCAGTTCTTTGTTGAGTCGATATAAATACCTTTGCTGGTACTTTGGACCTGCAGAATTGTCTTGTTGTACTTCTACTCTGATAAAAAATCAGGCGAGAAAAAAAAGGAGCAGCACACAGCATCACCAGAGCGCTTGGGCGCAGGCTAACTACTCGGAACCCACCCACAGCTACAGATCCTGCCTGCCTGTATGCTTGGGACGGTGCTTAATTTCTAAGGTTAAATAATGAACTCATGCGTACGTTGTTTGCAGTGTGGGACTAGAAAGTCTTCTGAGAAAAAAGTTAAGAACTTGGTTTCCTCCTTGAGGCTTGAGGTCATAAACTCGATTCCTGGCGGAACCATGAGTAATGCCGAGTGTAGATacaaagtaaaagaaagaaaTCCGTCGATTTCAAAGTCACAGTATAAAGCGGGGGTAATCTAACTGTCAAAGAAATTGGATCGGGATTGCAGATGCCGTTTGGaatataattagggtttttggagtAAGTTTTGAGCTTCAATATCAGGTAAAAAACAaccccttttcttttcttttctttcattcaAAGATGCTTTCAGTTTCTAGTAACAACAACCGGT includes the following:
- the LOC113291108 gene encoding F-box protein At5g07610-like, producing MDEAFVTESEFKTLVLDERNCIDCCFPINIPIDVNRYSRIKFEHSCNGLVLYEVYDVSNYHTIYVVYNPSLKNCRTLPKPPFRKTRVPCVLSFTIAFDPAKSSYYEVLALCDTDTSESIYHIEIYSSKTDSWRDAGDPFPFSPPGRLLVSGMYWNGSVHWIDQWSATLHYFDIECELMKTLAMPTQPYPERDYSRSIVYFKECREHIHLMEMRKDDMPRADIWEMCMDYTGWNVKYNVDLSPLTIVYPSILLDRDFSFRRLGLDVLLIEEGEDSSRLILWILNDKVISFDLENKGFKEMYDVSPDVYVQGFQYMETLAHA